In Mytilus galloprovincialis chromosome 1, xbMytGall1.hap1.1, whole genome shotgun sequence, the following are encoded in one genomic region:
- the LOC143085176 gene encoding uncharacterized protein LOC143085176 produces the protein MTRWRYVVSTAFAFLFLTDIIRLSYCQFPNGPRPFDPIKNFRNIPDIPRFRGNARIGNFQRTNLNVVQQNNLRFQQQQLEQRLLGRREAEASESDRGYIGGNNVQSQFPNTGFCRDGWTEASLDGVAICIRVNTEPSKWDDAQEKCRQDYSFLLKLEVPIKVQSKSIEDHLLSLGIKNVWTGLHSEHTHLVWDGISPSLVKSESRFEKSPWKFDENLVHNGNQLCGEIDIQNNSHIVETKRKKRSIGEKREKRAPEEKKNRNRFPSFYPSQTPTPSSNENINNNFQKEFSKLNIVDTLRTLNNARRIINFANNRNQGFSNPHNNPIFNQRQVQNKRYENSQRIRINQKFKGPSVSSNNFRPVNNQRYLNLLKMLRSGSTQIQQDNTNKNSDKINVMNQDKILSENTPTTIKPPEEKDQTGNLNMESLQKIGDLFNKPKAIDDDDSKLKFDKLKEKIMTTSENLQFVSNLNSEIRPTMETIFNTIKKSADTDNKNPLIGSLEANTGSEKKKTSISDAFEKILSEDKPKIDIENDDKNNLGLIDFGFGMPLAISKQDPSRRININTLQNQPLSVIPTTQVPDNEASITKPKDEDEKKITDSNLSPDETNFNPILNPPLTIVKPKIPLKPHDLNPNQITGDQEIHDTSILVDTIERHIGKDESDIPSKAEQNQIGVDVTNSLPVDQRKQDDVKQSTANMGIQISSKENIEDDIWPSPNENLGIIQKDQKQDIKMNGKTDEHLPSDINIDKALSDINKVLAQDDSHNLAVTSPPHPIMKEINTKVVRTDSKSDNTDENIPESGSIVEQLQRNGATKGKTDDAKSSHVKGKEKDVNDMLLNILDGIDSNTDVNLNDGTSIERLRKNLERQFIQPNNPLHKKTKSMESVTEDSITTKTVVSNDNTVTETEEKALSNEGLIIQTPHQETTDDQGENEKGTNMNKNLHGKIIDEKFGGNVGNILKILNKMSETKPTEVPDHNIFGSSVVQNMMTNDREAASIAHSTTPSKPKKNNGVQMILPTAESKAEESSKISQDIKTTPKGIVIIENKSNEDISASDISVSADDSDAPVNEILIPIDDMISSEGDTTVILKIPDEMLVESLNPDLEDKTTVLTAGDSDDMNVDVDDKSLNLDEISIKPVEISLQSSGSVDSISVNDEKKSELGTSRTLSDDDIGGTNKHVQSVDGITVTKTDDITNEKGENIFTEEATQSEDSNEDDTITQTPSDSDDFLVEIDQVPPANSSKLALEESDSTSMEHTGDVDNKENRDKIEKTRDIIENIQDSFEAIKMSNDGEIKESSEGREAITIVPELYEDGIEKNVDITDNIKERTNDIADETDETFENDSEDDIYNTEEERLSEEIASNENVTSEEYLSDELDLNETNDISGEYLSDEGDLNETYDISGEYLSDEHDSNETDDISGEYLSDERDSTETNDISGEYLSDESDSNETEYFSDEYLSDERDSNETNDISGTYWSDESDLNETGDFSDEYLSDELDLNETNDIEIFNGEHDMEDILQDTSDDISEISDNQNNKFDDQFNDTDEIPGDDLDVDVDEKENVAKEIISESDELSQEVGSQTDENISDDILNHLSNSTSIEVDESIENITDSYDSSDEILVSEAAAQDDAIHQREFRDLDPEEDVEEFVPPEDIVEHIPKRSENIEDTKNLIMRLGSCEKPKPSVCFTQPITVDTTVSMCGIGWYGNVFVDKCFRYISEAMTFTFARDTCIQEGGQLASVDNSFLRRFILTSVALARYNSNIQNNIINVWIHSETPSNQCRQLNNIGVQNANCLTLAEAVCERPKQQIKPFNEGDLTDHDFEYVQPEVKQFKMESADNKLECPLNNEHPELPVMWYKDGIPLTPKLTKESKSITFPSLSNIDATLTSDLYLTTDLSRSLDFSDANDTIEILQGRYWCEVWTSNPFKRLESKPTLIRYSDVMSFVGFLNIHPLTVYERTVYNMMNEKSLSILNVVKDLQTIYDSILSDIQLIVPEVVIIKVNPDFVESGKPQRLKFYTHVTMSTTYTMATERSINLLLRRELRENLQNTSFMLSLPGRTPIHLVRSLKFYSTVACPMDQLKDKETSLVATFPSSATGLEVTSIETCEGEVAGRAKCDGDFETGAHWTDVRVFKTCNNNGDDDSENTDSSSEEQDDATVMGHISRERRLKELAEVDVEDNNAETVMEETAEIIENAQEITAEYIDYIAEIVDKTSEVSQATQMTSENIVKTVDRLLDIDDDEVKKSTKANSIINSLEKVAGKMDLDVYGQFRIVTPNVALEVWDLKYQSLPIIGLAAREDQKKKEFDESNIITLYNRSQVYFENINAAIELPPELVEEVMTEQESRLYMMVYRHGRLFQTMTEAQVNLEQNREAQFVDDSGTLNSFVISASIGGKKIENLKNHVKTIFKPLKDVKGKEKTCAHWDFTLNNNRGGWSAKGCVYNGTVNGRDICLCNHLTNFAVLIDFYGQAEPIPEHHEISLSIISLIGLSLSILGLSLTIISYAFFRKLRRGRAQQTLFNLALSMLCSWVVFLTGIRQTHSFYGCIVVAVLLHYFILSSFMWMLMEAFLQYLTFVKVLGTYVTRYRLKTVLVAWGLPLVPVVVVLSIDYTLYSGGSRYCWMSLTAFYYSFAIPVGLIILCNLTVFVVTVISICRRPTGLRTNQSKSKMAMANLQAAITSFVLLGLTWFLGYLAISDARLPFQYAFTILNSLQGFFIFILFVLRKKRVRDQWLILCCCKVPEQEKALRSLSASGSIPSTGSARSSYSGRSERSDSTRTTTSFVNDSYDSLFFPFKSSRPTLYYREKSNSITSE, from the exons ATGACCAGGTGGCGGTATGTGGTCAGTACAGCCTTTGCATTTCTTTTTCTCACAG atatcATAAGATTATCATATTGCCAGTTTCCGAATGGACCAAGACCATTTGACCCCATTAAAAACTTTCGAAATATACCGGATATTCCAAGATTTCGTGGAAATGCCAGGATTGGAAACTTTCAGAgaacaaatttaaatgttgtGCAACAAAACAATCTTCGTTTCCAACAGCAACAACTTGAACAGAGACTTTTAGGCAGACGAGAGGCGGAGGCATCTGAATCTGACCGCGGTTATATTGGTGGAAACAATGTTCAGTCTCAGTTTCCAAATACTGGATTTTGCCGTGATGGTTGGACAGAAGCATCATTAGATGGTGTTGCTATATGTATTCGTGTAAATACAGAGCCATCAAAATGGGATGATGCTCAAGAAAAATGTAGACAGgattattcatttttgttaaaactAGAAGTCCCTATCAAAGTACAATCAAAATCCATCGAAGATCATCTCCTTTCACTTG GTATAAAAAATGTTTGGACCGGTTTACATTCGGAGCATACTCATTTAGTTTGGGATGGCATCAGTCCCAGTTTAGTGAAGAGTGAGTCCAG gtttgaGAAATCTCCATGGAAATTCGATGAAAACTTAGTACACAATGGAAATCAACTTTGTGGAGAAATTGACATCCAAAATAACTCCCATATAGTCGAAACTAAACGTAAAAAGCGTTCTATTGGAGAGAAGCGAGAAAAGCGAGCCccagaagagaaaaaaaatcgcAACCGGTTTCCTAGTTTTTATCCATCTCAAACACCAACACCAAGTTctaatgaaaatattaataacaacTTTCAAAAAGAATTTTCGAAGCTAAACATTGTAGATACATTAAGAACTTTAAACAATGCACGTAGAATTATCAATTTTGCCAACAACAGAAATCAAGGATTTTCAAATCCTCACAACAATCCGATATTTAATCAAAGACAAGTGCAAAATAAGAGGTATGAAAACTCACAAAGAATTAGAATCAACCAGAAGTTCAAGGGGCCTTCAGTATCATCCAACAATTTTAGACCAGTCAATAACCAAAGatatttaaacttgttgaaaatGTTACGCAGCGGTTCGACTCAAATACAGCAAGATAATACCAATAAGAATTCAGACAAAATAAACGTGATGAATCAAGACAAAATTCTTAGCGAAAACACACCAACAACCATCAAACCACCAGAAGAAAAGGATCAAACTGGAAATTTAAATATGGAAAGCCTTCAAAAGATAGGGGATCTATTTAACAAACCTAAAGCTATCGACGATGATGattcaaaacttaaatttgataaactcaaagaaaaaataatgactaCTTCTGAAAATTTGCAATTTGTCTCCAATCTTAATTCTGAAATCAGACCGACCATGGAGACCATTTTTAATACCATTAAGAAAAGTGCTGATACAGATAACAAAAATCCACTGATTGGATCGTTAGAAGCCAACACTGGATCAGAAAAGAAGAAAACATCTATTAGTGATGCATTCGAAAAAATATTAAGTGAAGACAAACCCAAAATAGACATTGAAAACGATGATAAGAATAACCTCGGTTTAATTGATTTTGGCTTTGGTATGCCTTTAGCTATATCGAAACAAGATCCATCTAgaagaataaatataaacacattaCAGAATCAACCGTTATCAGTTATACCTACGACCCAAGTACCAGACAACGAAGCAAGTATTACCAAACCTAAAGATGAAGACGAAAAGAAAATTACAGACTCAAATTTAAGCCCTGACGAAACGAATTTTAACCCGATCTTGAATCCACCATTGACCATCGTTAAACCCAAAATACCGTTGAAACCTCACGATCTAAATCCAAATCAAATTACTGGTGATCAGGAAATACATGACACAAGTATATTAGTAGATACAATAGAAAGACATATCGGTAAAGATGAAAGTGATATTCCATCTAAAGCTGAGCAGAACCAAATTGGGGTTGATGTAACAAACAGCCTGCCTGTTGACCAAAGAAAACAAGACGATGTAAAACAAAGCACTGCAAATATGGGTATACAAATTTCATCAAAGGAAAATATAGAGGATGATATTTGGCCATCACCAAACGAAAATCTAGGCATTATTCAAAAGGACCAAAAACAAGACATTAAAATGAATGGTAAGACAGATGAGCATTTACCATCAGACATAAATATTGACAAGGCACTTTCAGATATAAACAAAGTTCTTGCACAGGATGATAGTCATAATTTGGCTGTCACAAGTCCACCGCATCCGATTATGAAGGAAATCAACACCAAGGTTGTTAGAACCGATAGTAAAAGTGATAATACTGATGAAAATATACCCGAGTCTGGATCTATAGTAGAACAATTGCAAAGGAATGGAGCTACAAAAGGAAAGACAGATGATGCCAAATCTAGTCATGTCAAAGGAAAGGAAAAGGATGTTAACGACATGCTTCTTAACATTTTAGACGGAATTGACAGTAATACTGATGTGAATTTAAACGATGGAACTTCAATTGAACGACTCCGGAAAAACTTAGAAAGACAATTTATACAGCCTAACAACCCACTCcataagaaaacaaaatcaatggAGAGTGTTACTGAAGATAGTATCACAACCAAGACAGTTGTATCTAATGATAATACTGTCACTGAAACAGAAGAAAAGGCTTTATCTAACGAAGGTTTGATAATACAAACACCACATCAAGAAACAACAGATGATCAAGGAGAAAATGAAAAAGGaacaaacatgaacaaaaatCTCCATGGTAAGATAATCGATGAAAAATTTGGTGGAAATGTTGGAAACATCCttaaaatactaaataaaatgaGTGAAACAAAACCAACTGAAGTACCAGATCATAATATTTTTGGTAGTAGCGTTGTTCAAAACATGATGACAAATGACAGGGAGGCTGCAAGTATAGCACACTCAACGACACCATCGAAACCCAAGAAAAATAATGGCGTTCAAATGATACTGCCAACAGCAGAATCAAAAGCAGAAGAAAGCAGTAAAATTTCTCAAGATATCAAAACGACACCAAAAGGTATTGTTATCATTGAGAACAAATCAAATGAAGACATAAGCGCATCGGACATCAGCGTGTCTGCAGATGACAGTGATGCTCCTGTAAATGAGATACTTATACCGATTGATGATATGATAAGTTCAGAAGGtgatacaactgtcatattaaaAATTCCAGACGAAATGCTGGTTGAGTCTTTAAATCCAGATTTGGAAGACAAAACAACAGTTTTAACTGCTGGTGATTCTGATGATATGAATGTTGATGTAGACGATAAATCACTGAATTTGGATGAGATATCAATCAAACCTGTTGAAATAAGTCTGCAATCTTCTGGGTCTGTAGATTCAATATCAGTGAATGATGAGAAGAAGTCAGAACTAGGGACAAGTAGAACATTATCAGATGACGATATTGGTGGCACTAATAAACATGTACAATCAGTAGACGGCATCACGGTTACTAAAACAGATGATATAACTAATGAAAAAGGTGAAAACATTTTTACAGAAGAGGCAACACAATCGGAGGATAGTAATGAAGACGATACCATTACACAAACCCCATCTGACAGTGATGATTTTCTCGTAGAGATTGACCAAGTGCCTCCAGCTAATAGCAGCAAACTTGCATTGGAAGAGAGTGATTCAACTTCCATGGAACACACTGGTGATGTTGACAACAAGGAAAACAGAGATAAAATAGAGAAAACTCGAGATATAATCGAGAATATTCAAGACTCTTTTGAAGCAATTAAAATGTCGAACGATGGAGAAATCAAAGAATCGTCAGAAGGTAGAGAAGCAATAACAATTGTACCCGAACTTTATGAAGACggtattgaaaaaaatgtagaTATAACAGACAATATAAAAGAAAGAACTAACGATATAGCAGACGAAACCGACGAAACTTTCGAGAATGACTCAGAAGATGACATATATAACACAGAGGAAGAGAGGCTTTCTGAAGAAATTGCATCAAATGAAAATGTAACTTCTGAAGAATATTTATCTGACGAACTTGACTTGAATGAAACCAATGATATTTCTGGCGAATATTTGTCTGATGAAGGTGACTTAAATGAAACCTATGATATTTCTGGCGAATATTTGTCTGATGAACATGACTCAAATGAAACCGATGATATTTCTGGCGAATATTTGTCCGATGAACGTGACTCTACTGAAACCAATGATATTTCTGGGGAATATTTGTCTGATGAGAGTGACTCAAATGAAACGGAATATTTTTCTGACGAATATTTGTCAGATGAACGTGACTCAAATGAAACTAATGATATTTCTGGCACATATTGGTCTGATGAGAGTGACTTAAATGAAACAGGTGATTTTTCTGACGAATATTTGTCAGATGAACTTGActtaaatgaaacaaatgatattGAGATTTTTAATGGCGAACACGATATGGAGGATATCTTACAGGACACATCTGATGACATAAGTGAAATCAGTGATAATCAAAATAATAAGTTTGACGATCAGTTCAATGATACAGATGAAATTCCAGGTGACGATTTAGACGTAGATGTAGACGAAAAAGAAAATGTAGCAAAGGAAATCATCAGCGAGAGCGATGAGCTATCACAGGAAGTTGGTAGTCAAACAGATGAAAACATTTCAGATGATATACTTAATCACCTCTCCAATTCAACATCCATAGAAGTTGATGAAAGTATTGAAAATATTACAGATAGTTATGATTCAAGTGATGAAATACTTGTTAGCGAGGCTGCAGCACAGGATGACGCAATACATCAGCGAGAATTTCGTGATCTTGACCCGGAAGAAGATGTAGAGGAGTTCGTCCCTCCAGAAGATATAGTAGAACATATACCAAAACGATCTGAAAACATAGAAGATACAAAAAATCTGATTATGCGTCTTGGAAGTTGTGAAAAGCCAAAACCATCCGTGTGTTTCACACAGCCAATTACAGTGGATACAACAG taTCTATGTGTGGAATTGGCTGGTACGGGAATGTTTTTGTTGACAAGTGTTTCCGGTACATATCAGAAGCAATGACTTTTACCTTTGCCAGAGATACTTGTATTCAAGAAGGGGGACAACTCGCCAGTGTTGACAACAGCTTTCTACGTAGATTTATCTTAACATCAGTAGCACTGGCAAGATACAATTCTAATATTCAAA ATAACATTATAAATGTTTGGATTCATAGTGAGACTCCAAGTAATCAGTGTCGTCAGTTAAATAACATAGGAGTGCAGAATGCTAACTGTTTGACGTTAGCTGAAGCAGTATGCGAAAGACCAAAGCAACAAATAA aaCCATTCAATGAAGGCGATCTCACTGACCACGACTTTGAATATGTTCAACCCGAGGTCAAACAGTTTAAGATGGAAAGTGCTGATAACAAATTGGAATGTCCTCTTAACAATGAACATCCCGAATTGCCTGTTATGTGGTATAAGGATGGCATCCCTCTAACACCAAAGTTGACAAAAGAATCAAAGAGTATCACATTTCCTTCACTCTCAAATATAG aTGCCACTTTGACGTCAGATCTGTACCTTACTACAGACCTTTCACGGTCACTAGATTTCAGCGATGCAAACGACACAATAGAAATACTTCAAGGAAGGTATTGGTGTGAAGTATGGACAAGCAACCCATTTAAACGTCTAGAATCCAAGCCAACACTCATAAGATACTCTG ATGTTATGTCATTTGTTGGTTTCCTGAATATACATCCGCTAACGGTGTATGAACGAACTGTTTACAACATGATGAATGAAAAATCTCTGTCAATCCTTAATGTGGTGAAGGATCTACAGACGATATATGACAGCATCTTGTCAGATATTCAATTGATTGTTCCTGAAGTTGTTATAATCAAAGTAAACCCAGATTTTGTTGAAAG tgGGAAGCCACAAAGGCTGAAATTTTACACACATGTCACCATGTCCACAACCTATACAATGGCAACAGAAAGATCAATTAACCTACTGTTAAGGAGAGAACTGAGGGAGAATTTACAGAACACGTCATTTATGCTGTCCCTTCCAGGAAGAACACCAATTCATCTAGTCAGGTCATTAAAGTTCTACAGCACAG TTGCATGTCCCATGGACCAATTGAAGGACAAAGAAACGTCACTAGTTGCAACCTTTCCAAGTTCAGCAACAGGATTAGAAGTCACAAGTATAGAAACATGTG AAGGAGAAGTTGCAGGAAGGGCGAAATGTGACGGTGATTTCGAAACAGGGGCCCATTGGACCGACGTTCGAGTTTTTAAAACATGCAATAATAATGGAGATGATGATAGTGAGAACACAGATTCTTCCTCAGAGGAACAAGACGATGCCACTGTAATGGGTCATATAAGTAGGGAGAGAAGACTTAAAGAGCTAGCAGAG gTTGATGTTGAAGATAACAATGCAGAAACAGTAATGGAAGAAACGGCAGAGATAATAGAAAATGCACAAGAAATCACCGCTGAGTATATCGACTACATAGCTGAAATAGTGGACAAAACTTCAGAAGTATCCCAAGCTACACAAATG ACAAGTGAAAACATTGTTAAGACTGTGGATAGACTTCTAGATATTGACGATGATGAGGTCAAGAAATCAACGAAGGCCAACAG TATTATAAACAGTTTGGAAAAGGTGGCTGGAAAAATGGATCTTGATGTGTACGGACAATTTAGAATAGTTACTCCTAATGTTGCTTTAGAAGTTTGGGATTTAAAGTATCAGAGCCTTCCAATAATTGGATTAGCTGCAAGAGAAGATCAAAAGAAGAAAGAATTCGACGAAAGTAATATCATAACATTGTATAACAGATCTCAAGTGTATTTCGAGAATATAAATGCCGCCATTGAATTACCTCCTGAACTTGTTGAGGAAGTAATGACAG aACAGGAATCCCGTTTGTATATGATGGTGTACAGACATGGCCGTTTGTTCCAAACAATGACAGAAGCACAGGTAAACCTCGAACAAAACCGAGAAGCACAGTTTGTTGATGACAGTGGAACTTTGAATTCCTTTGTTATATCAGCTAGTATTGGTggaaagaaaattgaaaatttgaagaACCACGTGAAAACCATCTTCAAACCTCTTAAG gACGTTAAAGGAAAAGAAAAGACATGTGCCCACTGGGATTTTACATTGAATAACAACCGTGGAGGATGGTCAGCCAAAGGATGTGTGTATAATGGAACTGTAAATGGGAGAGATATATGTCTTTGTAATCATTTGACCAACTTCGCAGTTTTGATT GACTTTTATGGTCAAGCAGAGCCTATTCCAGAACATCATGAGATATCTCTCAGTATAATTTCACTGATTGGTTTAAGTTTGTCTATCTTAGGACTGTCACTTACCATCATCTCATATGCCTTTTTCAG GAAATTACGACGAGGACGTGCGCAACAGACATTATTTAACTTGGCCCTTTCGATGTTGTGTTCTTGGGTTGTATTTCTAACTGGTATTCGACAGACCCATAGTTTCTATGGCTGTATTGTTGTTGCCGTTTTACTGCATTACTTTATCTTATCGTCGTTTATGTGGATGTTAATGGAGGCATTTTTGCAGTACCTGACATTTGTGAAAGTTCTCGGAACTTATGTCACTAGATATAGACTAAAGACAGTCCTGGTAGCATGGG GTCTACCATTAGTTCCAGTAGTCGTTGTATTAAGTATAGACTACACATTATACTCTGGTGGAAGTAGATA TTGCTGGATGTCTCTAACAGCTTTCTATTACTCATTTGCCATTCCTGTTGGATTGATTATACTATGTAACCTGACTGTATTTGTGGTAACAGTCATTAGTATATGCAGGAGACCAACTGGTTTACGGACCAACCAGTCGAAATCAAAAATGGCAATGGCCAATTTGCAGGCTGCTATTACAAGTTTTGTTTTACTCG gACTGACATGGTTTCTTGGTTATCTAGCAATATCAGACGCTCGACTTCCATTTCAGTATGCCTTTACTATCCTTAATTCATTACAAGGATTTTTCATATTCATCCTTTTTGTCTTACGAAAGAAACGTGTACGAGACCAATGGCTAATTTTGTGTTGCTGTAAGGTTCCAGAACAAGAGAAAGCATTACGATCATTGTCGGCATCAGGTTCAATTCCAAGTACCGGAAGTGCAAGGAGTAGCTATAGCGGAAGGAGCGAAAGATCAGACAGTACAAGAACAACAACAAGTTTTGTTAACGATTCATATGACTCTTTATTTTTCCCGTTTAAGTCATCAAGACCAACTCTTTACTACAGAGAAAAGTCGAACAGTATAACAAGTGAATAA